The Microlunatus soli genome contains the following window.
AGCGGGGTCCAGTAGCCATGGTCGGCGGCGTAGCTGGTGACCTTGAGTTCGGTGACCCACTTGGTCGCCGACACGTAGCCGTACAGACCGGGCACCACCAGCCGGGCCGGGAAGCCGTGCTCGGCAGGCAGCGGCTGTCCGTTCATCCCGATCGCGACGATCGCATCCCGGTCCGGGTCGGTCAGCGCCGACAACGGTGAACCGGCGGTGAAGCCGTCGACGCTGCGGGACAGCACCATGTCCGCGCCGGCCTTGACCCCGGCCCGCTCCAGCAGTTCCCGGATCGGGTAGCCGAGCCAGCGCGCGTTACCGGCCAGGTTTCCGCCCACCTCGTTGGAGACGCAGGTCAGCGTCACGTAGAACTCCGACAGCGGCAGCGACAGCAGCTGATCCCAGCTGATCGTGATCGGCCGGTCGACCATCCCGGTGATCGTCAGCGACCAGTCCGCCGGATCGACCACGGGCACCTGCAGGGCGGTGTCGATCCGGTAGAAGCCGTCGTTGGCGGTCACGTACGGGGTGATGCCGGGGACCTGCAGATCGGCACCGGCCGGGACGGCCGGCGCGGTCCGTTGCGGGATCGGAAGTTTGATCTTGGAACGGGCCTGCAACGCCATCGACTTGCCGTGCGAGAAACCGCGGCTGGCGGCGCCGACCACAACGGCGCCGGCGGCCAGTGTCCCGGTCAGCACCAGGAATCCTCGACGGCCCACCGGTCGACCCGAATCGTCAAGCCCAGCAGGGGAATCCCACAGCCGAAGGCGATTGACCAACGGCCGTAGCACGAGGTAGGCGACGGCCAGTCCGATGACCACCGGCACATAGGCAGTGCCGGTGACGTCGGGTTGCCGGCCGATCGCGATCACGGAGAACGCCGTCAGCAGGACGGGGCCGATCAAGCCCGCGCTGCGGCGGGCGTACTCCAGTCGACCGGACGCACCGGCGACCAGCAGGGCGACCACTCCGACCACGGCCAGCAGGATCGGTTTGTCGGCGAATCCGAGCACCTCCTTGCCGAAGTTGATCACTCCGGCAGGTGCGATGTCGATCACCAACTCGCCGACCGCCGACAACGGCGACCCCAGCGGTGACACCAGCCAGGCCAGCAGCTCGGTCACCGACAGCCCGACCAGTCCGGCAACGATCCCGGACCACCAGGCCAGGCCCGACCCGCGATGCGGTGCCGGCGCCACGTCCGGGGTCGGCGGCAGGGTGGGGGTGCGTACGGCGGTCACCAATTCATCCTGCTCCCCGGTCTCGGTCCAGGGAAGGGCCGTCAGAGAACTGTAATCGTTGCGGCCTACCGTGGTCCCATGACCAGCGGGCAGCAGAGGGGCCGGGCGGCGTTGGACCGGGCGCTGCCGAGCTGTGTGCGATATCTCCCCGGTTGGGTCGCAGATCACCGGCGGATCTTCGCCGAGCTGGTGGAGGTGATCGACTGGGAACGCAACGACATCACCATCGCCGGTCGGACGATCCCGATCCCCCGGCTGACCTGTTGGATGGGGACCTCGCAGTACGTCTACTCCGGTGTCCGCAACGAACCCCGACCGACCCCGGCCGCGCTGACCGCACTGCAGCAGCAGGTGCAGGTCGAAGCCGGTGCGACCTTCAACTCCTGCCTGGCCAACCTCTATCGCGACGGTCACGACTCGATCTCCTACCACAGCGACGACGAGCCGGAGCTCGGCCGGCGGCCGACGATCGCGTCGATCAGTCTCGGCGACCGGCGACGGTTCGTGCTGCGGCACCAGGACAGCGGCGAACGCTGGGAGCTCGAGTTGGGCGCCGGTGACTTGTTGATCATGTCCGGTGAATCACAGTCGGACTACCGACACGCGGTGCCCAAGACCATGCGTCCGGTCGGGCAGCGGATGAATCTCACCTTCCGACAGTTCGCGACCTGATCGGTGACGCACGTCGGCCGAGCACTAGCATCGGGCCAGCAGGACCGTCGCCGGGGATCAGGGAGGATCCATGTCCGATCAGCTGGATGTCGATGCGGTGCTGGCCGCGCTCACCCTGGAGGAGAAGGCCTCGCTGAGCCTTGGCTCGGACATCTGGCACACCGCGCCGATCGAGCGACTCGGCGTCGAGTCGATCATGGTCTCCGACGGCCCGCACGGACTGCGGGCGCAGTTCGAACAGCAGACCGACAACGTCGGACTCGGCGACAGCGTTCCGGCCACCTGCTTCCCGACCGCCGCCGGCCTGGCCTCCTCCTGGAATCGCACGCTGCTGCGGCAGGTCGGCGAGGCCGTCGCCCGGGAATGCCTTCGCTGGCAGGTGTCGGTGCTGCTCGGCCCGGGCGTCAACATGAAGCGGTCCCCGTTGTGTGGACGCAACTTCGAGTACCTGTCGGAAGACCCGTATCTTGCCGGTGAGTTGGCGACCGCGCTGGTCCAGGGCGTGCAGAGCCAGGGCATCGGGACGTCGCTGAAGCACTTCGCGGCGAACAACCAGGAGACCGACCGGATGCGGGTCGACGCCGAAGTCGATCAGCGGACGTTGCGGGAGATCTACCTGCCGGCCTTCGAAAAGGTGGTGAAGACCGCCCGGCCGTGGACCGTGATGTGCGCCTACAACAAGATCAACGGCAGCTACGGTTCCGAACACCATCAGCTGCTCACCGAGATCCTCCGCGACGAATGGGGATTCGACGGGCTGGTGGTCTCGGACTGGGGTGCGGTCCATGATCGGGTCGCCTCGCTGGCCGCCGGACTCGATCTGGAGATGCCGCCGGTGCTGGGACACAGCGACGTCGCCGTCGTCGAAGCGGTCCGCGCCGGGACGCTGGACGAGAAGCTGCTCGACCGGACCGTACGGCGGGTGCTGGATCTGGTTGCCAAGTCCCGTCCGGCGCGGCAGGACGAGCACACCGTCGACCAGGCCGAGCAGCACGCGTTCGCCCGGGTCGCAGCCCGGGAATCGGCTGTGCTGTTGAAGAACGACGGCAACCTGCTGCCGCTGGATCCCGCCGCAACCACCCGGGTCCTGGTGGTCGGTGAGCTGGCCCGGACACCGCGCTACCAGGGGGCCGGTTCCTCCCAGGTCAACCCGACCCGGGTCGACATCCCGCTGGAGGAACTGCGGGCGCTGGCCGGCGACGCGATCACCATCGACTACGCGCCCGGCTACCGGCTGGACGAACCGACCGTCGATCCGGATCTTCGTGACGAAGCCGTCCGGATGGCGCAGAGCGCCGACGTCGTGCTGGCCTTCGTCGGCTTGCCGGACGCGGCCGAATCGGAAGGATTCGACCGGACCGACATCGACCTGCCGGCCAACCAGACCGAGCTGCTGGCGCAGCTGGCCGAGCAGACCGATCGGATCGCGGTGCTGATCGCGGGCGGGTCCGTCGTCGAGGTGGCGAGCTGGCAACGCCATGCCGCCACGATCATGGAATGCTGGCTGTCCGGCCAGGCCGCCGGCGGCGCGGTCGCGGACCTGATCTTCGGCGTCGCGAACCCGAGCGGCAAGCTCGCCGAAACCCTGCCGATCCGACTGCAGGACAACTCGTCCTACCTCAACTTCCCCGGCGGGGACGGGACGGTCCGCTACGGCGAGGGAGTCTTCATCGGCTACCGGGGCTACGACAAGTCCGAGCTCGCGGTCAGCTACCCGTTCGGTCACGGGCTGTCCTACACCACCTTCGCCATCGACGGCCTCGAGGTGTCGACCACGGGCAGCATCGCCGACGGTGACCTGGCGGTCACGGTTGCCGTGACGGTCACCAACACCGGCGACCGGGCGGGCGCCGAAGTGGTCCAGGTCTATGTGGGTGACCGGCAGAGCGCGGTGCCTCGGCCGCTGCGGGAGCTGAAGGCCTTCGACAAGATCGCTCTGGACCCCGGGGAGTCCGGCACCGTCGAACTGCGACTCGACGAGCGTGCGTTCGCCTTCTGGTCCACCAGGTTCGACCGCTGGCTGGTCGAGTCCGGGGACTTCGAGATCACCGTCGGTTCATCTTCTCGTGATCATGCGGCGAGTACGGTGATCACGATCGAGGCGCCACGCGTGGCGGTCCCGATCAATCGCGAAGCGACCCTGGCCGAGTGGCTCGCCGACCCGGCGGCCCGTGCGGTACTGCAACGACAACCGAAGGTGGCGACCATCCTGCAACACGCGGAGCCGACCATGATCAAGATGGTCGAGCAGATGCCGGTCTCGACCATCGCCGGCTTCGGGTTCGCGGGCTTCGGACCAGCCGACCTGGACCGTTTCCTCACCGAGATGGAGGCAGAGTGATGAGTCACCCGTTGGACGGCCGATCGATCCTGGTCACCGGCGCCGAAGGCAACATCGGCAGTGCTGTCTGCCGCCGATTGTCGGCCCTGGGTGCCAAGATCACCGGGCTGTCGTTGGCTGCCACGGATGATCATGAGTCGCCGCCGATGGTGCAGGCCCTGTACGGTGACACCACCGATCCCGAGGTGGTCGCCGACGCCCTGGACGGCATCGAACTGGTGGTGCACCTGGCCGCGATCCCGCACCCGATCGGCAACCCGGCGCCGAAGGTCTTCGGGACCAACGTGCAGTCGACCTTCAACGTGCTCTGGCAGGCAGCGGAGCGGGGGATCGGGCGGGCCGTGATCGCCAGCAGCATCAACCACACCGGGCTGCCGTTCAACAGCGATCCGACCGCCCGCCCGTCGTACTTCCCTGTGGACGAAGCGATGCCGTCCCAGCTCACCGACCCGTACGCGTTGAGCAAGGTGGTCGACGAGGTCACCGCGGGCACCGTCCATCGGCGGACCGGTATCGATGTGGTCGCGCTGCGATTCCCGTTCACGGTCCCGGCCGAGCAAGTGGCCCGGCGTGCGGAATCGTTGGCCGACGATCCGTCCGGTGCCGTTGTCGAGGCCTGGTCGTATCTGGATGTCCGCGACGCCGCGCTGGCGGTGGAGAAGGCGTTGGTCGCCGAGACCACCGGCGTCGTCCCTGTCTACGTCACTGCCGACGACACGTTGCTGCCGTATCCGACCGAGCAGGTGCTGGACCGCTACGCGCCCGGCATCCTGCGGACCCGGACCTTCGTCGGTCGGGAGGTGCCGATCGATCTCACCCGGGCCCGGACGCTGCTCGGATTCCGCGCCGAGCACCCGGTCGACGTCACGCCCCGGTCGCTGGACTGAGCCTGGCACAACCGATTCGCACCTGCGGCGCGGCACCGAACGGGTGCACCGGCGGCGTTGTCGACGCGCAACGGTGGGCTGTCGGGTCAGGAGCGATCGTTCGTGTTTTCCTGGCCTGCGCGTTGGTGCGGGATGAATACCGCGATGATCATGCTGACGATCGCTGCGCCGAGTCCGAGCATCAGCGTGAGCAGGAAGCTACCCTCGCTTGGTCCGGTCACGCCGTTGACTGTCGTGACGGAGTGCGCGAGGATCGCGCCGGTGACGGCTGAGGCAATCGTCGTGCCGAGTGAGCGCATGAGTGCGTTGAGGCCGTTTGCCGCCCCGGTCTCGTGCGCCGGCACAGCCTGCATGATGAGTGCCGGCATCGCGGCGTAGCCGAGGCCGACTCCTACGCCGAGCACGATGTTGACGACGAGGATCTGCCATGCGTCAGCGTGGAAGATCAACGCAAGCCCGTAGGCGAGCGCGAGGACTGCAGCGCCGATGATGAGCAGCGACTTAGCGCTCCAGCGCCGCTCGACCCTGCCTGCGAGGGGCGAGACGGCCATCATCGCCAGGCCTGATGGTGCGAGGATGAGTGCGGCGACCGTGAGCGTCAGCCCCAGACCAATGCCGGTCGCTCGCGGCAGCGCAAGTAGCTGCGGGAGCACCACATTCGATGCGAACAGGGCGAAGCCCAACGCGACAGAGGCGAGATTGGTGAGCAGTACGGGTCCACGCATGCTGACCCGGAGGTCGATGAGTGGATCCTTCATATGCAACTCGATCACACCCCACATCACCAGGACGACGCTGCCGCCGATCAGGAGGGTCAGAGTTCGTGCATCCCCCCACCCCCATTCACCACCACGCGAGACGGCGATGAGCAGGCCGACGAGCCCGAGTGCCAGCCCGATGATGCCGACGACGTCGATGCGTCCGCGCGTACGCTGGCTACTCGGGGGCACGACGACCGCATAGGCGATGAACGCGAGCGCAGCAATCCCCGCCGCCACCCAGAACAGCACATGCCAATCGAAATTCTCGGCGACGACCGCGCTGAGCGGTAGGCCGAGCGCGCCGCCGACGCCAAGGGTGGCACTGACGAGTGCGATACCCGAGCCGAGCTTCTGCGGCGGCAGCACGTCGCGAAGGATCGAGATACCCAACGGGATGACGCCAGCTGCCATGCCCTGCAGCATCCGCGCGATGATCATGGTCACCACATCATCTGAGAGGGCGGCGAGAACTGCGCCCAACGCCTGCAGTAGGAGGAGCGCCATGGCAACGCGCCGTTTGCCGAACATGTCGCCGAGCCGTCCGGCGACGGGCGTGCAGACCGCAGCAGCCACGAGGGTCGTGGTGATCGCCCATGCGGTGTTGTCACGCGTGGTGTGCAGCAGCTTCGGCAGCTCGCCCTGGATCGGAATGAGGATGGTCTGCATGAACGACGCACCGAGACCCGCGAAGGCCAGCACAGCAAGGATCTCCCACGAGCGGTGTTGGCGCCTGCGGTGGGCGCTTTCGGTTTCGTGCGTGCCGTGGCTGTCGGTTGTGGCCCTCGGAGCACCCGGGACCTGGGTGTGGTTCATCGGTCGTTCACCCGCTCCGATCTGTTCATCGTCATGGTGAGACACAGTCTCAATCAGTAGAAACCGTATCATCTAATAGACTTTAGGTCATGCCTAACGATGTGCGCGATCGCAGCCGCGAGATCCTGCGTGCCGAGTTAGCGGATGCCGCGGCCAGTTTTTGTGCCGAGCACGGCTTCGACGAGGTGACGACCGACGAGATTGCCCGTGGCATCGGCGTCTCGCGCGCGACCTTCTTCCGCTACTTCACCTCGAAGGAGGATGCGGTTGTCTCCGCTGCACACGGCTCCGCCGCGCGCGCTGGCACCTTCGCGCAGCGTGTCGCCGAGGTCGCCGATGCGGCCGAGCCCGGCACGACCGTGTGGGCGATCATCCGCACAGCTACCCAATCGATGATCGACACCGCCGAGACGCGTGGAGACCCGCTGAGGGCGCGCATCCGCATGATCACCGACGTGCCCGCACTCAAGGGCCAGTTGGCCTCCCAGCGCAGTATCGATCAGTCGGCTGTTACCGACGTGCTGCGCGGGCGGCTCGACAACGACCGCACCGCACGCGCCGCCGCCGCCGCCGGGGTCGCAGCCGTGGACCTCGCCTGGCAGGAATGGGCCCGCACACCCGGCTCGAAGCTGCGCCCCCTACTCGACGCCTATCTCACAGCGCTCGGCAATGTCGCGGCAGCGAAACTCACCTGAAGCCAACATCGGCGCCGCGATGGTGATCTTGACGTCACGACCAACCGGACGCCTCGCGCCCACCTCGATCGGGTCGACCGATCGAGGCGGGCGCGTTCCACGGCACTCAACCGGCGGCACTGTCCTCCAGCGCGGCGGCACCACCGAGGTGGGTGGCGAAGAACTGTTCCGCTGCACAGAACATGGTCAGCAGGTTCTCTGGGTTGACGATGAAGTGTCCTTCGTCGTCGAACACCAAGTAGTCGACCTCTACTCCACGCTGTCGTAGCTTCCCAACAATCGAGTCCGAATGTGTCCGCCGGGCACGGATGTCATTGGCCCCTTGGACGACCATCAACGGGCTGCGGATCTCGTCCACCCGGCTGATCGGCGAACGGGCGAGCATGTCAGCTTCCTGCTCTGGGTCCGATGGGTCGCCCACATAACGGAGCCAGTTGTTCGTCAGACCGGTCTTGGCATACTCGGGCACCGAGCGGATGAAGTCGGCGAGGTCCGACACGCCGACGTACTCCACCGCAGCCGCGAACGTGGTCGGAGTGAACGCGATCCCGACCAATGCGGCGTAGCCGCCGTAGGAGCCGCCGAACAGTCCGATGCGTTCGGGATCGGCGTGGCCGCTGTTGATCGCCCACTCCACGGCGTCGATCAGATCGTCGTGCATCCGCCCGGCGAACTCGCCGACCGCCGCCTCCATATGTTCTCGCCCGAATCCGGCGGAGCCACGGAACTGCGGCTGCAATACCGCGTACCCGCGATTTGCCCATAGCTGAACCGTCGGGTCGAAGCCCCACCAGTCCCGGGTCCAAGGGCCGCCGTGTGGCATCAGGATCATCGGCAGCCGCTCCGAGTTCGATGCGCCACGGGGCAATGTGAGGTAGGCCGGCACAGAGCGACCGTCTCGGGCGTGGATGACGATGTCTTTCACCGGCACCAGCAGGTCCGGGTCGAGATGCTCTGTCGTCCGTGCCAGCAGCAGGCTCTCTCCTGTCTCGTGGTCGTAGAGCCAGGTCTGCGGATCGCGATCATGGAGGAACGACACGATCCAGCGACGCCCTTCCACATCACTGGAGATCGTGCCGAGATCGCCATCGCAAAGAGAACGCAGCTCGGTGAGGACCTCGGCGAAGTGCGGATCGTGCGCGTGCACGACCATCCGCATTCCTTGATACCGCACGCCCAGGAGCTCCCCGGTTCGCCGGTGGCGGATGAGCGGGGAGGGCAGGCTAGTGAAGACCTGCCCCCGGGTGTCCAGATCGTAGGAGGGGTGCCGGTCGACCTCGGTCTCGACTCCCGTTCGCAGGTCGAGCCGGCCCAGATGCATCTGGTCCGTGCCGCGGTAGGAACCGAACCAGATTCCGGTGCCGTCCGGCGTCGCCTCGAACGGGTACACACCGATCGGATACGCGTCACCGTCGAAGGCGGCGATCCGATCGCTGCCCCGCCACAGCTCCCATGTCCCGTCGGCATGCAGGGTCTGTGTGAACACAGTGTCTCCGGCGATCATCGATGTTGCCCCCGCCCCGGGGCTTTCCGCAAGCACTGCCAGCGCACCGGACTCGATGTCGAGCTCGTAGAGGTCGAACTCTGCCGGGTCACGAGCATTGAGCTGGAGAACGGCGCGGCCCGGGCGACCTGGTCGCAGCTCGACCCGCTGGGCGGTGGCACCAGGGAAAGGGGTGAGGTCGACGACCGGAGCATCCGGGTTCTCAAGATCGATGCGGAACACGTGCCAGTTCTCGTCGCCGCCGCCATCCTGCTGATAGAGCAGCCATCGCGGGTCCGCGGTCCACTGATAGCGAGACACCGTGCGGGTGTCGTCGGCGGTGACGCACCGCGGTGCTGAGTTGCCGTCGAGGTCCTGGATCCACACGTTCAGCCGATTACGCCAGGGTGCCAAGAAGGCGATGCGCGTGCCGTCCGGAGAGATCGTGATACCCGTGCGCCCGGGATGGCGCAGCAAATCGTTGATCGGCATCAGGTCAGATGAGGTCATGAGGCTGTTCCCTTGAGGTCACTGGTCGAGGCGGGAGTGGCGGCAGTCGTCATGCGTACGGCGCTGCGGCGGATGGCCCACACCACGGCGGCCACGGCGAGAACGGTCAGTGGCGTGCCCAACACGAGATGCGCGATACCCAGGCCACCGGTGTTCTCCTCCAGATAAAGCCACTGTTGAATCACGAAGCGGGCGCCGAACACCAGCGCCACGGCACCGGTGGCGAGGTCGTGAGCCCGCAACACGCCGCGATCTGTACGCCAGGCATGTCGTCCGCCGTGAACGGCATTCCAGATGACGCCAGTCACCGGTCGTCGCACCAGCACGGACACCGCCGTCAGCACGAAACCGGCCAGCGAGCCCCAGATCCCCAGCACGAAAAAGTCACGGGAGGAACCCGTCCACGCCACGATCCCGGCAGCCACCGCAACGCCCGCCAGGCTGCCGATCGCAGAGACGACCCGCTCTCGGCGCGCCAAACGAATCACGAACAGCGCGACGCCGGCCGCGAGCGATACTCCGATCGTCAAGGGGAGGGGCAGGAAGACGTCGGCGACAACGAACACGATCACCGGCACGACGGAATACATCAGGCCAAGCGGGCCACCCAGCTGGTCGAGCACGCGGTGGTCGCGGTGGTCTTTCAGAGTGGAACTCATCAGTTTCTCCATCGGTCGTAAGGTGTTGAGACCGAGGAAAGGTCATGCCGTTACGGCATAGTCAAGTCGACCGTGCATTCAGGAGTGTCACTGATGGGATGGAGCACGCAACAGATCGCTGACCTTGCTGGCACGACGTTGCGTACTGTGCGGCACTATCACGAGATCGGCGTGCTGGCTGAACCACCCCGCGGAGCCAACGGATACAAGGACTATGGCGTCAGCCACCTCACCCAACTGCTGCGCATTCGGCGGCTCGTGGATTTCGGGGCACCGCTGAGCGAAATTCGCTCGATGCGTCTCGTCGATGACACTGAGAAAGCCTCCCTCGAGTACCGGGACAAGCTTCGTCACCTGGATGATGAAGCAGAACGTGCGATCCTGCGCCTGGAAACAATCAGGGCCGGGATCAGAGAAGAGCTTGACGCGGAGGAATCTGCCGCCCGAAGCGTGTTCCTACCCCCAAGTGCCGACAAGGACTTCATGACGGTGCTATCCCGGCTGCTGCACGCCGACACCCTGTCGTCGTGGAACAGCCTGCTCGAAACGAGGCCCGAGAACGCAGCACTCTCAGAGTTCGTAGACCTTGACGAATCGTCGACACCCACGAGCAGATCCGATCTGGCCACGAGGCTGGCCGACGTGGTCCGCCAGCTCTATGCCGATCATCCAGAACTGGCTGATCCCGTTTTCGCTCCGGGCCGCCAACGGCCGCTTGCACGCGCGGCTATCGGTATTGCGCTCAAGGAGCTTTACCGACCCGCGCAGCTTGACGTACTCGTGCGGCTCAACGCCCTACTCAGGCGTGATGATCGCTCGGTCGAGTAACGAGGGCGAAGAACGTAACAGCACTGCGCCCAACCCCGCGGCGGATTCAAGCTGTCGATGCAACAGATTGGTCGTCGTCGTTTGAGAGTAGTCGTTGGAGTGCTTCGGCTGGGGTGGCCCACTCCAGTGTTTTGCGGGGTCGGGTGTTGAGTTCGGCGGCGACCTGGTCGAGGAGCCCGGGCCCGTAGAAGGACAGGTCGGCGCCTTTGGGGAAGTACTGCCGCAGGAGCCCGTTGGTGTTCTCGTTGGTGCCACGTTGCCAGGGTGAGTGTGGATCGCAGAAGTAGACCGGAATCCCGGTCTCGGCGGTGATCTTGGTGTGGAGGGCCATCTCGCTGCCCTGGTCCCAGGTCAAGGACCGTTTGAGCTGTTCGGGTAGTTCGGTGATCTTGGCCGTCATCGCCTTGGCCACGGTCTGGGCGGTGTGGTCGTCGGGCAGGTGTAGCAACAGTACGAATCGGGTGGTGCGCTCGACCAGGGTGCCGATTGCGGACTTGCCGTGGGCGCCGATGATCAGGTCGCCTTCCCAGTGGCCGGGCATCAGCCGATCGTCGGCCTCGGCCGGGCGGTCGTGGATCGAGGACATGTCTTTCAACTTTGGCCGCAATTGCCGCCCCTGGTGTCGGCGTTGGACGCGGCCGGTGCGTAGTGCTTTGGCCTCGCCCAACCGTTGCTCGACCTCTCGTGCCAGCTCGCCCTTGGGGCGAACGTAGAGGGCCTGGTAGATCGTCTCGTGGGACACACGCATCTCCGGGTCGGCGGGAAAGTCCAGCCGCAGCCGCTGCGAGATCTGCTCCGGACTGTGTTTGGCAACCAACCGTTCCACGACTTCGTCGAACAAGCGAGTGCCAGGCACCAGCCGGGGCCGGGCGCCGGCCCGGTGCCGGCGCTGCTCGACCTTCGATTGGCCGATGCGGGCCCGATAGGATCCATCGACCTGGTCGGTGCCGCGGGCGATCTCACGGGTGATCGTGGACCGCGGTCTCCCCAACAGGTCAGCGATCCGGCTCGGTTTGTAGTGAAGGTTCAACAGGTCCTCGACCCGACACCGCTCGGTGAAGGTCACCATGCCATGGCCGGGCGTGATCTGGGCCTCGACCTCGGGATTCACCGTCGGTGGACGCACACCGCCAGCCTGCTGGAACCAGCGATAGCCGGTGACATCAGACACGCCCGCCGCGGCGGCTGCAGCCCGGACGCCCGCACCCTTGCGGAGCTCGGCCCAAAACAGCGGCCGCAACCGCGCTGATACCGAAGCCTCCAGACGGCCATGCCCCGGGGCCGGCAGCCCCAGGCCTGCCCAACCACCTGCGTCGGCCAGCCATCGATAACCACACACCGGCGACACCCCGACCGCGCGGGACGCGACCAGGATCGAAGCGCCCGATCGCAACGCAGCCCAGAACTCCTCGGTCGGCATGAACCTCGCCGCCATATGCAACACCTTCCTCTGGATCAGGTGTTGCATCTATTTCTTGAGTCTGCTCGCGCCATTCGCCCGAGGTGGCAGCCGCTCGTGGCACGAAAACAGCGGCTCGGGGACAGACGTTCGTCGTAGACACCAAGATCACGTTCAAACAGTCCCACCGCCAGCGGGTCACTGACCGCGCTCGCCGAGACGAGCAGAGTGATCAACGACTTCGCTGACGATCTCGGCTGGTGTCTCTAGACCGGTCGCCCGACAAAGCCCGCGAGTCGGGTATAGATATCGGCGTCAGCGGCTACCGGAACGGCTGACGCGAACGGTCCGCCGTCGACGCGGTCGTCCTCTGCGATGTTGCGGGAGAATCAGTCCAAAGCAGCGTGCGCCAACACCGGATCGAGCTCCACCCTGCGGCCCGTGACCTGAGCGAGGTCCCACGCGTGGACGGTGAACTCGTGGGTGTAGGCGTCCAGCAGCTCATTCCTGGTCATCGTCCCCCAGACCAACGCGAAGTCCTCGCCGAGCTTTCCATCCGCCGCCCAGACCTGATCGAACTCGCTGCGGGCACTTCGGAAGACATCGGCACACTCCTCGACGACGTCGTTGGCCGGATCGGTGACCAGAGTCATGTCGCGGCCGTCGCCGACGAGCGTGAGCTTGCGGAGCACTGCGACGAGGTGGGCCAACAGCATCTTCAGATCAAACTCGGCACATGGCGTGGGCAGGGCCAGCTGGGACGGGTGCACCGCGTCGACCTGACGCTGGGTTTGGTCGAGGGCTGCGCAAATCTGTCGTCGCGGATCAGTCGATGTATAGGTCATCGGGCCACGATGTCCTCCAGCTCGGACAATTCGCGACACCGCCTGACCTCGGGCCGCCGCGCCGGTCGACTACCCAACCCGGTGAAAGTTCCTGGCGGACTCCAGCACCGACCGACGCCGGCAACTGGCATCGATCTGGACGCCAGATCGGTGTGCCAGTTGAAACCTCCATCCAAACCGGGAGGCCATTTCAGTTCTTCGATGAGGTCATTTCGCTGAGTTCAGTCGGTTGTTCTCAGTGATCTTGTCGGCGACCTTCTGTGCGACCTCCTCCGGCGAAAGTCGGGTTGTGTCGACCAGCGGTAACGCGAGTGCTCGGTAGCTGGCAGCATCACGCAGCACTTCCTCGATGTCGTCGGGTTCATCACGCGCAGTCAGACGCTGCCGGCGCACTTCGTCGGAGCAGTCCAACAGCAGCCACGGACCAGCCGGCCAATCGGCCAACTCGGCCGGAGTGCAGACCCCGAGCAGCACCACGTCCACAGGCAGAACCACATCTGCGATCGCTCGGACAAGTCGCCCGTACGGTTCCCAGGTCTGCGGAGTTTGCGAGATCGGAGCGCCGGCGAGTTCGCCGGCCGGCCCCATGAATGCATCCCAGTCCAGCACCACCCGATCGGGCAGCAGCGCCCGC
Protein-coding sequences here:
- a CDS encoding MFS transporter, whose translation is MNHTQVPGAPRATTDSHGTHETESAHRRRQHRSWEILAVLAFAGLGASFMQTILIPIQGELPKLLHTTRDNTAWAITTTLVAAAVCTPVAGRLGDMFGKRRVAMALLLLQALGAVLAALSDDVVTMIIARMLQGMAAGVIPLGISILRDVLPPQKLGSGIALVSATLGVGGALGLPLSAVVAENFDWHVLFWVAAGIAALAFIAYAVVVPPSSQRTRGRIDVVGIIGLALGLVGLLIAVSRGGEWGWGDARTLTLLIGGSVVLVMWGVIELHMKDPLIDLRVSMRGPVLLTNLASVALGFALFASNVVLPQLLALPRATGIGLGLTLTVAALILAPSGLAMMAVSPLAGRVERRWSAKSLLIIGAAVLALAYGLALIFHADAWQILVVNIVLGVGVGLGYAAMPALIMQAVPAHETGAANGLNALMRSLGTTIASAVTGAILAHSVTTVNGVTGPSEGSFLLTLMLGLGAAIVSMIIAVFIPHQRAGQENTNDRS
- a CDS encoding TetR/AcrR family transcriptional regulator, with product MPNDVRDRSREILRAELADAAASFCAEHGFDEVTTDEIARGIGVSRATFFRYFTSKEDAVVSAAHGSAARAGTFAQRVAEVADAAEPGTTVWAIIRTATQSMIDTAETRGDPLRARIRMITDVPALKGQLASQRSIDQSAVTDVLRGRLDNDRTARAAAAAGVAAVDLAWQEWARTPGSKLRPLLDAYLTALGNVAAAKLT
- a CDS encoding S9 family peptidase encodes the protein MPINDLLRHPGRTGITISPDGTRIAFLAPWRNRLNVWIQDLDGNSAPRCVTADDTRTVSRYQWTADPRWLLYQQDGGGDENWHVFRIDLENPDAPVVDLTPFPGATAQRVELRPGRPGRAVLQLNARDPAEFDLYELDIESGALAVLAESPGAGATSMIAGDTVFTQTLHADGTWELWRGSDRIAAFDGDAYPIGVYPFEATPDGTGIWFGSYRGTDQMHLGRLDLRTGVETEVDRHPSYDLDTRGQVFTSLPSPLIRHRRTGELLGVRYQGMRMVVHAHDPHFAEVLTELRSLCDGDLGTISSDVEGRRWIVSFLHDRDPQTWLYDHETGESLLLARTTEHLDPDLLVPVKDIVIHARDGRSVPAYLTLPRGASNSERLPMILMPHGGPWTRDWWGFDPTVQLWANRGYAVLQPQFRGSAGFGREHMEAAVGEFAGRMHDDLIDAVEWAINSGHADPERIGLFGGSYGGYAALVGIAFTPTTFAAAVEYVGVSDLADFIRSVPEYAKTGLTNNWLRYVGDPSDPEQEADMLARSPISRVDEIRSPLMVVQGANDIRARRTHSDSIVGKLRQRGVEVDYLVFDDEGHFIVNPENLLTMFCAAEQFFATHLGGAAALEDSAAG
- a CDS encoding DUF3159 domain-containing protein, with product MEKLMSSTLKDHRDHRVLDQLGGPLGLMYSVVPVIVFVVADVFLPLPLTIGVSLAAGVALFVIRLARRERVVSAIGSLAGVAVAAGIVAWTGSSRDFFVLGIWGSLAGFVLTAVSVLVRRPVTGVIWNAVHGGRHAWRTDRGVLRAHDLATGAVALVFGARFVIQQWLYLEENTGGLGIAHLVLGTPLTVLAVAAVVWAIRRSAVRMTTAATPASTSDLKGTAS
- a CDS encoding MerR family transcriptional regulator; the encoded protein is MGWSTQQIADLAGTTLRTVRHYHEIGVLAEPPRGANGYKDYGVSHLTQLLRIRRLVDFGAPLSEIRSMRLVDDTEKASLEYRDKLRHLDDEAERAILRLETIRAGIREELDAEESAARSVFLPPSADKDFMTVLSRLLHADTLSSWNSLLETRPENAALSEFVDLDESSTPTSRSDLATRLADVVRQLYADHPELADPVFAPGRQRPLARAAIGIALKELYRPAQLDVLVRLNALLRRDDRSVE